The following coding sequences are from one Lolium rigidum isolate FL_2022 chromosome 6, APGP_CSIRO_Lrig_0.1, whole genome shotgun sequence window:
- the LOC124663536 gene encoding nucleolar protein dao-5-like translates to MARKRRASPSPPPPAPTPPREEPSSSEEEEEEAAPATQKAPQNPKPASTAASDADSSDGDEEEESSDPEIGAEAYQLRQAARSPGKPSAAASKPRSGADEEEAARKPKAEAGKKKKRQAAEYPPSGKAKKAKTDVEEKAAPEPALLGKAKKKARPEKELNPSSSKGKKHKALAELDVPDHSLSSKSRQRWTTADEIKVLEALASHIKTNGTQPSADDLIAAVGDSLERKNCSKSDVYEKVRKLKRRHEAAAKKVASTGTLPGNDDELRKFNLSEAVWGERANKVAALPVSQNDGTSSKSKKGRTNKEKADGHLKPGGTAKETGSAVNENVGALPGSSKGQATKEKVDGDIKGSLSEKATTADTPVKSKKRGNHKEELKDHAKAGTTKETTSSAATQNGSTSVRSKSDNKEKRNRDAESLRPKEATAVTQNGGTLAQLKNGETHEEKMDADPNVKSMRKGFEELQNLYPNLTSYVESIQAQHPCGETLKRAFGFIAEDKACALESKIKKQRVAEMKMENRRADTKKEVTNMLIRLLD, encoded by the coding sequence ATGGCCCGCAAGCGTcgcgcgtcgccgtcgccgccgccgccagcaccaaCGCCTCCACGGGAGGAGCcatcctcctccgaggaggaggaagaggaagccgcCCCCGCAACCCAAAAGGccccacaaaaccctaaacccgctTCCACCGCCGCGTCCGACGCCGATTCATCGGAtggagacgaggaggaggagtcctccgACCCGGAAATTGGCGCCGAAGCCTACCAGCTGCGCCAGGCCGCCCGCTCCCCGGGCAAGCCGTCGGCTGCGGCTTCCAAACCCAGGTCCGGcgcagacgaggaggaggcggcgaggaaACCCAAGGCCGAGgccgggaagaagaagaagagacagGCCGCTGAGTACCCTCCGTCTGGTAAGGCCAAGAAAGCCAAGACTGAtgtggaggagaaggcggcgcctGAGCCCGCTCTGCTGGGCAAGGCCAAGAAGAAGGCACGGCCAGAGAAGGAGCTCAATCCCTCCAGCAGCAAGGGTAAGAAGCACAAGGCCCTAGCGGAACTGGATGTGCCGGATCACTCGCTGTCCTCCAAATCAAGACAGCGCTGGACAACTGCGGACGAGATCAAGGTGCTGGAGGCTCTTGCCAGCCACATCAAGACCAATGGCACTCAGCCTAGCGCTGATGACCTTATTGCTGCCGTTGGTGACAGCCTTGAAAGGAAGAACTGTAGCAAGTCGGATGTGTATGAGAAGGTTCGGAAGCTTAAGCGGCGACATGAGGCTGCCGCCAAGAAAGTAGCGAGTACAGGCACCCTGCCGGGTAATGACGATGAGCTCCGCAAGTTCAATCTCTCGGAGGCGGTCTGGGGAGAAAGGGCAAACAAGGTTGCTGCATTGCCTGTATCTCAAAATGATGGTACTTCCTCGAAGAGCAAGAAAGGGCGGACTAACAAAGAGAAAGCAGATGGCCATTTGAAGCCTGGTGGTACAGCAAAGGAAACCGGCAGTGCCGTGAATGAAAATGTCGGAGCCCTCCCTGGGAGTAGTAAGGGCCAGGCCACCAAAGAGAAGGTAGATGGAGATATCAAGGGCAGTTTATCAGAAAAGGCTACCACTGCTGATACTCCTGTTAAGAGTAAGAAGCGGGGAAATCATAAGGAGGAATTGAAAGACCATGCAAAAGCTGGCACTACAAAGGAGACCACCAGTAGTGCTGCCACTCAAAACGGTAGCACATCGGTTAGGAGCAAGAGTGACAATAAGGAGAAAAGGAATAGAGATGCAGAGAGCCTCAGACCAAAGGAGGCCACGGCGGTCACTCAAAATGGTGGCACTCTTGCTCAGCTTAAAAATGGGGAAACTCATGAAGAGAAAATGGACGCGGATCCTAATGTGAAAAGCATGCGCAAAGGGTTTGAGGAATTGCAGAATTTGTACCCAAACCTTACCTCTTATGTGGAGAGCATCCAGGCCCAGCATCCATGTGGGGAGACACTGAAAAGAGCATTTGGGTTCATCGCTGAGGACAAGGCTTGTGCTTTGGAATCCAAGATCAAGA